One segment of Asaia bogorensis NBRC 16594 DNA contains the following:
- the rfaE1 gene encoding D-glycero-beta-D-manno-heptose-7-phosphate kinase: MISDFIFGRVLIIGDLLLDCYIHGSVDRISPEAPVPVLLRAKHSSVPGGAANVAMNAAALGCAVTLVGLVGQDGSAREFHRAVGREPGIDLGHLVEDPDWVTITKTRVLSGRQQIVRIDEEPSVLVPPPVQERLIAASLAAMDQADVVICSDYAKGVLSNEVLQAIIQAANQRGIPVVVDPKRRDLSVYKGAQLITPNRKELAAATGLPVNSDTEIHFAALAAQEQFGGDVLVTRSEEGMTLLERNGRMTHAHVPQSEVFDVSGAGDTVVATVAAMMSAGADLRTAMVIATNAAAIVVGKLGTATVSRAELSAALKSKIDRDGVIATLPQAQGIIEAWRRHGARVVFTNGCFDLLHPGHIALIHAAAREGDKLIVALNSDASVRRLKGAERPLQDERARATVMGALRDVDLVVIFDEDTPLETICALRPDIVVKGADYTEDQVVGGEEVKSWGGRVVLADLVSGRSTTSIVRKMKAGPSTTTSPEPVSLKPE; encoded by the coding sequence ATGATTAGCGACTTCATATTCGGGCGCGTCCTGATCATCGGAGACCTGCTGCTCGACTGCTATATCCACGGCTCGGTCGATCGTATCTCACCCGAGGCACCGGTGCCGGTGCTGCTGCGCGCCAAACACAGCAGCGTGCCGGGAGGGGCTGCCAACGTGGCCATGAATGCCGCAGCGCTTGGCTGTGCGGTCACGCTCGTCGGGCTGGTGGGACAGGATGGTTCGGCAAGGGAATTCCATCGGGCCGTGGGGCGCGAACCCGGCATCGATCTGGGCCATCTGGTTGAGGATCCCGACTGGGTCACCATCACCAAGACACGTGTGCTGAGCGGCCGCCAGCAGATCGTGCGGATCGATGAAGAACCCTCGGTGCTCGTTCCTCCGCCGGTTCAGGAGCGTCTGATCGCCGCATCACTCGCTGCCATGGACCAGGCGGATGTTGTGATCTGCTCCGACTACGCCAAAGGCGTGCTGAGCAACGAGGTGCTTCAGGCCATCATTCAGGCAGCCAATCAGCGCGGCATCCCTGTTGTGGTCGACCCCAAGCGCCGGGATCTTTCGGTCTATAAAGGCGCGCAGCTTATCACGCCCAATCGCAAGGAGTTGGCAGCAGCCACAGGGCTACCGGTCAACAGCGACACCGAAATCCATTTTGCAGCCCTTGCCGCACAGGAGCAGTTCGGCGGCGATGTTCTTGTAACACGCTCGGAGGAGGGCATGACCCTTCTTGAGCGCAACGGCCGCATGACGCATGCCCATGTCCCGCAATCCGAGGTATTCGATGTCTCGGGGGCCGGCGACACGGTTGTGGCTACGGTAGCAGCTATGATGTCGGCCGGGGCCGATCTGCGCACGGCCATGGTCATTGCCACCAATGCGGCGGCAATCGTGGTGGGCAAGCTGGGCACTGCGACCGTTTCACGCGCGGAACTCAGCGCCGCCCTCAAATCCAAGATCGACCGTGATGGTGTTATTGCCACTTTGCCCCAGGCCCAGGGAATTATCGAAGCCTGGCGTCGGCATGGTGCGCGCGTGGTCTTTACCAATGGCTGTTTCGATCTGCTCCACCCCGGGCATATCGCGCTGATTCATGCTGCGGCCAGGGAGGGCGACAAGCTGATCGTCGCGCTGAACAGTGACGCCTCGGTACGTCGTCTCAAGGGAGCAGAGCGCCCATTGCAGGACGAGCGGGCCCGCGCAACCGTCATGGGTGCGCTGCGCGATGTCGATCTGGTCGTCATCTTTGACGAGGACACGCCCCTTGAGACGATCTGCGCCCTCAGGCCGGATATTGTGGTCAAGGGTGCTGATTACACTGAAGATCAGGTTGTGGGCGGCGAAGAGGTGAAATCCTGGGGCGGTCGCGTCGTTCTGGCCGATCTGGTATCAGGGCGTTCGACAACATCGATCGTTCGCAAGATGAAGGCTGGTCCTTCAACGACGACGAGCCCGGAACCAGTGAGTTTGAAACCTGAGTGA
- the ydiJ gene encoding D-2-hydroxyglutarate dehydrogenase YdiJ, whose protein sequence is MTMIAVLDKTPGNAADHAAFLTALRQQGFEGEIGTTHDTRLVHATDNSIYQRHPEAVVFPRHRQDLIVLARLAGEPVWRGITIAPRGGGTGTNGQSLTDGIVVDLSRHMNAILEINVEEKWVRVQPGVVKDQLNAAIARHGLFFAPELSTSNRATIGGMISTDASGQGSCTYGKTRDHVLGVTAVLVGGDVLDTSPLDESELAVRRQGRSRVAQIHDCVASIHDRERDTIEEMFPKLNRCLTGYDLRHLRNEAGQFDLTSLLCGSEGTLGFLAEAKLNLLAIPPYSILVNIRYDSFMDALRDARALIGLKPLSIETIDSKVLGLAMQDFVWSSVESYFPQDEAGPAKGLNLVEFAGHDEAELEWQVEGFLEHLRQDQTVRRRGHTLAVGRAAVSQVYAMRKRAVGLLGNVQGEARPQPFVEDTAVPPEKLADFIAEFRALLDGHGLDYGMFGHVDAGVLHVRPLLDMRNPDDAALIRPLSDAVHRLTRRYGGLLWGEHGKGVRSEYVPDVFGPLYPCLEQIKGVFDPHNQLNPGKIAAPPGASAPLLRVDDVPMRGAQDRQIPDPVWQGYGTALHCNGNGACFNYDQDDPMCPSWKATRDRRFSPKGRASLMREWLRLQAGAGVDTAALEAHTPSLLSRVSAQFRRRQNTPVDFSHQLYDSLATCLACKSCTSQCPVKVDVPDFRSRFLNLYHQRYARPLRDYVVGLIEYTLPLMARMRRLYNAVVSLKPMAALGKTLLGLVDMPSLSRSGLAETCRRWHVQPATPERLVALTEAERAGSVILMPDLFTRHFEAHLVEAFIELAARCGYRVYLAESLACGKPLHVHGFLGLFARQARRNAAWLRILASFGVPIVGLDPAMTLIYRQEYRKIAGLEALPEVQLPQEFLLHALPRMQDAPQAAASFVFLGHCTEKTALTGSGADWQALFARLGLGLQLEKTGCCGMSGTFGHEARNVETSRVIFEQSWGPHLDRQGEKIVLASGYSCRSQVKRFRGARLDHPLVALLDRLRDIAPESTRPV, encoded by the coding sequence ATGACCATGATTGCTGTTCTCGACAAGACCCCAGGCAATGCGGCGGATCATGCCGCTTTCCTCACGGCACTGCGTCAGCAGGGATTCGAGGGCGAGATCGGCACGACGCATGACACGCGTCTGGTCCACGCGACCGATAATTCCATCTATCAGCGTCACCCCGAGGCCGTGGTCTTTCCGAGGCACAGGCAGGATCTGATCGTACTGGCCCGGCTTGCGGGCGAGCCCGTCTGGCGCGGTATCACCATTGCACCGCGTGGCGGCGGAACGGGCACGAATGGCCAATCCCTCACCGATGGCATCGTGGTCGACCTGTCCCGACACATGAACGCTATCCTCGAAATCAATGTCGAGGAGAAATGGGTGAGGGTGCAGCCCGGCGTGGTGAAGGACCAGCTCAATGCGGCCATTGCCCGTCATGGGCTGTTCTTCGCCCCCGAACTCTCGACATCCAACCGTGCCACGATCGGCGGCATGATCAGTACCGATGCCAGTGGGCAGGGAAGCTGCACCTATGGCAAGACACGCGACCATGTGCTCGGTGTTACGGCCGTGCTCGTGGGTGGCGACGTGCTTGATACCTCACCGCTTGATGAGAGCGAACTGGCGGTCCGCCGTCAGGGTCGTTCCCGCGTGGCGCAGATCCATGATTGCGTGGCGTCGATCCATGATCGTGAGCGCGACACGATCGAGGAGATGTTCCCCAAACTCAACCGCTGTCTGACCGGCTATGATCTGCGTCATCTGCGCAATGAAGCCGGACAGTTCGATCTGACCAGCCTGCTCTGTGGATCGGAAGGGACACTCGGATTTCTGGCCGAGGCGAAACTCAATCTGCTGGCCATTCCGCCGTATAGTATCCTGGTCAATATCCGCTACGACAGTTTCATGGATGCACTGCGCGACGCGCGCGCGCTGATCGGGCTCAAGCCGCTCTCGATCGAGACCATCGATTCAAAAGTGCTTGGCCTTGCCATGCAGGATTTCGTCTGGAGCTCGGTCGAGAGCTATTTCCCGCAGGATGAGGCCGGCCCTGCGAAGGGGCTCAATCTGGTCGAGTTTGCCGGTCATGATGAGGCCGAACTCGAATGGCAGGTCGAGGGCTTTCTGGAGCATCTGCGGCAGGATCAGACGGTACGTCGCCGTGGCCATACGCTGGCCGTAGGCCGCGCGGCAGTTTCGCAGGTCTATGCCATGCGCAAGCGCGCTGTGGGTTTGCTCGGCAATGTGCAGGGGGAGGCGCGGCCCCAGCCCTTCGTTGAGGATACCGCTGTGCCGCCGGAAAAACTGGCGGATTTCATTGCCGAGTTCCGGGCGCTTCTCGATGGGCATGGGCTGGATTACGGCATGTTCGGCCATGTGGATGCCGGCGTGCTGCATGTCCGCCCCCTGCTCGACATGCGCAACCCCGATGATGCTGCGCTGATTCGCCCCCTGAGTGACGCCGTGCATCGTCTGACACGCCGTTATGGCGGGTTGCTGTGGGGAGAGCATGGCAAGGGGGTGCGGTCGGAATATGTGCCGGATGTGTTCGGCCCGCTTTATCCCTGCCTTGAACAGATCAAGGGAGTGTTCGACCCGCATAACCAGCTCAATCCCGGCAAGATCGCAGCCCCTCCGGGCGCTTCAGCACCGCTTTTGCGTGTTGATGACGTGCCGATGCGCGGGGCGCAGGATCGACAGATTCCCGATCCGGTCTGGCAGGGTTATGGCACGGCGCTGCACTGCAACGGCAATGGCGCATGCTTCAATTACGATCAGGACGATCCGATGTGCCCGTCCTGGAAGGCAACGCGTGACCGGCGTTTCTCCCCCAAGGGGCGCGCCTCGCTCATGCGCGAGTGGCTACGCCTGCAGGCTGGCGCGGGTGTGGATACGGCGGCGCTGGAGGCGCATACGCCAAGTCTGCTCAGTCGCGTCTCGGCGCAGTTCCGACGCAGGCAGAACACACCGGTCGATTTTTCGCATCAGCTCTATGACAGTCTCGCCACCTGTCTGGCCTGCAAATCCTGCACCAGCCAGTGCCCGGTCAAGGTCGATGTGCCTGATTTCCGCTCCCGCTTTCTCAATCTGTACCACCAGCGCTATGCCCGCCCGCTGCGCGATTATGTCGTGGGGCTGATCGAATATACCCTGCCACTCATGGCGCGTATGAGGCGTCTCTATAATGCCGTGGTCAGCCTGAAGCCGATGGCCGCGCTGGGTAAAACCCTGCTTGGCCTTGTCGATATGCCGTCTCTGTCACGCAGCGGACTGGCAGAAACCTGCCGTCGCTGGCACGTGCAGCCTGCCACACCAGAGCGCCTGGTGGCCCTGACCGAGGCAGAGAGGGCAGGGTCTGTCATTCTGATGCCGGACCTGTTCACCCGTCATTTCGAGGCCCACCTTGTCGAGGCGTTTATCGAGCTGGCGGCGCGCTGCGGTTACAGGGTCTATCTTGCCGAGAGCCTGGCCTGCGGCAAGCCGCTGCATGTGCATGGCTTTCTTGGGTTGTTTGCCCGACAGGCGCGTCGCAATGCCGCATGGCTGCGCATACTGGCCTCGTTCGGGGTGCCGATTGTCGGGCTCGATCCTGCCATGACGCTGATCTACCGGCAGGAATACCGCAAGATTGCCGGGCTTGAGGCTCTGCCTGAGGTGCAACTGCCTCAGGAGTTTCTGTTGCATGCCTTGCCCCGGATGCAGGACGCTCCGCAAGCAGCGGCCAGTTTCGTGTTTCTTGGGCACTGCACGGAAAAGACAGCCCTGACGGGTTCGGGAGCAGACTGGCAGGCCCTGTTTGCGCGGCTTGGCCTTGGTTTGCAGCTGGAAAAGACGGGGTGCTGCGGTATGTCCGGCACCTTCGGTCATGAAGCGCGCAATGTGGAAACGTCCCGCGTGATTTTCGAGCAGTCCTGGGGGCCGCATCTGGACAGACAGGGTGAGAAAATTGTGCTGGCCAGCGGTTATTCGTGCCGTAGTCAGGTCAAGCGCTTCCGCGGGGCACGGCTCGATCATCCGCTCGTAGCCCTGCTGGATCGTCTGCGTGACATTGCACCGGAGTCCACGCGTCCGGTCTGA
- a CDS encoding TonB-dependent siderophore receptor, translating into MSVSLRAALCLSSLLSAAMVPGALAQERQTLPEKASPLHEGAGQNRITLAQPAAPSRAGKAQSAKGAHEGDHQGVHETIRVAGTRGGFLPAAASSATKTSTPLELTPQNITVITQERMSVLNARSLSEAVRYAAGVSDYGSKDDPRGYFGTIRGFTPDIYLDGTRAPDASTSQSFSIEPWGLEEMDVLRGASSALYGSGQLGGIINAVSKRPHPDQVNEIDFQTGSYGRVQGAVDVGGALNARKTLLWRFNGLIRKSDTYARNIKNNEIYVAPSLSWRPDEKTTLTLLTSFEQLDAGSTAQFLPAVGTVLPSRWGQIARNFLSSDADYDVYSKRQVAVGYNFVRHILPNWTITQNMRYAHLDVLYRFVTTSSLSADKQSINRTALNQQGNYNNVTLDTRSAVTFHTGGIHHEILTGVDFRSDFLANRRGQRAAPALNLYKPVYRAITWPGYGTTTSTNETETDTGIYAQEQANWQRWYLTLSGRGDFTQSMTVNNLNGGRTPQNNNAFTGRVGLVYQSSIGLNPYVSYATSFQPQVGTTFGGSAFVPTTGKQIEAGVKYKPVKPLRGVDNFMLTADFFNLVQDNVLTADPANSSFSVQTGRQRTRGFEFEGVGRLPYRIDFIASFTYQDPRVMRSTVAAQVGQRPVAIPSHMASLFLKRDVAFSALWQAGLGAGMRYTGNTAGSIPLTFSVPSQLVWDLQAHIDRGRTRVQFNGTNIANRKYVAMCTRDVACAWAPGRAVFVTLSQRW; encoded by the coding sequence ATGTCCGTTTCCCTGCGTGCCGCCTTGTGTCTGTCCTCACTCCTTTCGGCGGCAATGGTGCCGGGTGCGCTCGCTCAGGAACGCCAAACCCTGCCGGAGAAGGCGTCGCCCCTTCATGAAGGGGCGGGGCAGAACAGGATCACACTTGCACAGCCAGCCGCGCCATCTCGGGCAGGAAAAGCTCAGTCCGCTAAAGGAGCTCATGAGGGAGATCATCAGGGCGTTCACGAGACCATTCGTGTGGCGGGCACGCGCGGGGGCTTTCTTCCCGCTGCCGCAAGCAGCGCCACAAAGACTTCAACGCCGCTGGAGCTGACGCCACAGAATATCACGGTCATCACACAGGAACGTATGAGCGTGCTCAACGCCCGCAGCCTGTCCGAGGCTGTGCGCTACGCAGCAGGCGTTTCGGATTACGGGTCGAAGGACGACCCGCGCGGCTATTTTGGCACGATCCGCGGGTTCACGCCCGATATCTATCTCGATGGCACACGTGCCCCTGATGCCAGCACATCGCAGAGTTTCAGCATCGAGCCCTGGGGGCTTGAGGAGATGGATGTCTTGCGCGGGGCATCTTCGGCCCTCTACGGGTCGGGGCAGCTTGGGGGTATCATCAATGCTGTCAGCAAGCGTCCGCATCCGGATCAGGTCAATGAGATCGACTTCCAGACCGGTTCCTACGGGCGTGTTCAGGGTGCGGTCGATGTCGGCGGCGCGCTCAATGCCCGCAAGACCCTGCTCTGGCGATTCAACGGGCTGATACGCAAGTCGGACACCTACGCACGCAATATCAAGAACAACGAGATATATGTGGCGCCCTCACTGAGCTGGCGCCCTGATGAGAAAACCACGCTCACCCTGCTCACAAGTTTCGAGCAGCTCGATGCCGGGTCGACGGCGCAATTCCTGCCGGCTGTCGGGACCGTTCTGCCCTCGCGCTGGGGCCAGATCGCCCGCAACTTCCTGAGCAGCGATGCGGACTATGATGTCTACTCAAAGCGTCAGGTGGCGGTTGGCTATAATTTTGTCCGGCACATCCTGCCCAACTGGACCATCACGCAAAACATGCGTTACGCGCATCTCGACGTGCTCTACCGTTTCGTGACCACCTCGTCACTTTCAGCGGATAAACAGAGCATCAATCGCACCGCGCTCAACCAGCAGGGCAATTACAACAACGTCACCCTCGATACGCGGTCGGCAGTGACCTTCCATACGGGGGGCATTCATCATGAAATCCTGACAGGCGTTGATTTCCGTAGTGATTTTCTGGCCAATCGCCGCGGCCAGCGCGCAGCCCCCGCGCTTAATCTCTACAAGCCGGTTTATCGCGCCATCACCTGGCCAGGCTATGGCACCACCACGAGCACAAACGAGACGGAAACAGATACCGGGATCTATGCGCAGGAGCAGGCCAACTGGCAGCGCTGGTATCTTACCCTGTCGGGCCGCGGTGATTTCACCCAGAGCATGACGGTCAATAATCTCAATGGCGGGCGGACACCGCAAAACAACAACGCTTTCACGGGGCGGGTCGGGCTGGTCTATCAGTCTTCCATAGGGCTCAACCCCTATGTTTCCTACGCGACGTCATTCCAGCCCCAGGTCGGGACGACATTCGGTGGTTCGGCCTTCGTGCCGACCACGGGCAAGCAGATCGAGGCGGGTGTCAAATACAAGCCGGTCAAACCCCTGCGTGGTGTGGACAATTTCATGCTCACGGCTGATTTCTTCAATCTGGTGCAGGATAATGTCCTGACAGCCGATCCGGCCAATTCGTCTTTCAGCGTGCAGACCGGGCGGCAGAGAACACGCGGCTTCGAGTTCGAGGGCGTGGGCCGTCTGCCCTACAGGATCGATTTCATCGCAAGCTTCACCTATCAGGATCCGCGTGTGATGCGCTCGACAGTGGCAGCGCAGGTTGGGCAGCGGCCTGTGGCAATTCCCTCCCATATGGCGTCGCTGTTTCTCAAGCGTGACGTTGCCTTTTCGGCGCTCTGGCAGGCCGGTCTGGGGGCGGGCATGCGCTACACGGGTAATACCGCGGGCTCCATTCCCCTCACGTTTTCCGTGCCTTCGCAGCTCGTATGGGATTTGCAGGCCCATATCGACCGGGGGCGCACGCGTGTGCAGTTCAACGGCACCAATATCGCCAATCGCAAATATGTAGCCATGTGCACCCGCGATGTTGCCTGCGCCTGGGCGCCCGGGCGCGCGGTATTCGTGACCCTGTCGCAGCGCTGGTAA
- a CDS encoding HAMP domain-containing sensor histidine kinase: protein MRFSLSRFPLLRVWWKRAWRFRSAGLGFSLGYGLVFALSATLFLTFLWWHTIGALEREVGQAVDADAHGLAERWMQGGLSSLQRAIQDRLDQDVEDQDLYLLITPGGQRLAGNMPSWPEAVQRADRFYTLKISRAGNTTSAAMHAYVLPGGLQLLVGRDIRGRDILRRVLTETFLWSWLMVTALAIGGAWVVRGIFSRILSSIARTTTALANGDMRQRMPLVGNDVDLVAHSINRMLDRISKLMEGVKQVSNSIAHDLRTPITRARNRLEDAALHARSTEEMHDAIYRAVADLDHVTAVFDALMRIAQIEAGARRAAFETTDLIRPLQDIAELYEATAEDAGLQIACDLPPRLLFHGDARLIQQAVANMIDNAIKFSPAETTVTLRASVSGNLVRISVTDEGPGMSAEDLLRASERFFRADQARNTPGAGLGLSLVQAVAQLHGGALALEPLQRGLRVVLSLPVEENGLG, encoded by the coding sequence ATGAGGTTCAGCCTGTCGCGCTTTCCCCTGCTTCGCGTCTGGTGGAAGCGCGCCTGGCGGTTTCGTTCAGCCGGGCTGGGCTTCTCATTGGGCTATGGGCTGGTTTTTGCCCTTTCCGCCACACTCTTCCTGACCTTTCTGTGGTGGCACACCATCGGCGCGCTCGAGCGCGAGGTGGGACAGGCAGTCGATGCCGACGCGCATGGTCTGGCAGAACGCTGGATGCAGGGGGGTCTTTCCAGCCTGCAACGGGCCATTCAGGACAGGCTCGATCAGGATGTCGAGGATCAGGATCTCTATCTGCTGATCACACCGGGTGGCCAGAGGCTGGCTGGCAACATGCCCTCATGGCCCGAAGCGGTACAACGGGCCGACCGCTTTTATACGCTCAAGATCAGTCGGGCCGGCAACACGACTTCAGCCGCCATGCATGCCTATGTCCTGCCGGGTGGCCTGCAATTGCTGGTGGGGCGCGATATCAGGGGGCGGGATATCCTCCGCCGGGTGCTGACAGAAACCTTCCTGTGGTCATGGCTCATGGTGACTGCGCTTGCCATTGGTGGTGCCTGGGTTGTGCGCGGTATCTTCAGCCGCATCCTGAGCTCCATAGCCCGTACCACCACGGCGCTCGCCAATGGTGACATGCGTCAGCGCATGCCTCTGGTGGGTAACGATGTCGATCTCGTTGCCCATTCCATCAATCGTATGCTCGACCGCATTTCCAAGCTCATGGAAGGCGTGAAGCAGGTTTCCAACTCCATCGCTCATGATCTGCGCACGCCGATCACGCGTGCACGTAATCGTCTGGAAGATGCTGCCCTTCATGCGCGCTCGACCGAAGAGATGCACGACGCCATCTATCGCGCCGTGGCTGATCTGGATCATGTCACGGCGGTCTTTGATGCGCTGATGCGCATTGCCCAGATCGAGGCTGGTGCACGCCGCGCGGCTTTCGAGACGACCGATCTCATCAGGCCGCTGCAGGATATTGCCGAGCTCTATGAGGCGACAGCCGAGGATGCCGGGCTGCAGATTGCGTGCGATCTGCCGCCGCGCCTGCTCTTTCATGGTGACGCCCGCCTGATCCAGCAGGCCGTGGCCAATATGATCGACAATGCCATAAAGTTTTCGCCTGCCGAAACGACGGTCACGCTACGGGCCAGCGTCTCCGGTAATCTGGTCCGTATCAGCGTGACTGATGAAGGCCCGGGCATGTCTGCAGAAGATCTGCTGCGCGCCTCCGAGCGGTTTTTCCGTGCCGATCAGGCGCGCAATACACCGGGTGCCGGTCTGGGTCTGTCGCTGGTGCAGGCTGTCGCGCAGCTACACGGCGGCGCATTGGCGCTCGAGCCCCTGCAGCGGGGGCTTCGTGTCGTGCTCAGCCTGCCAGTAGAGGAAAACGGGCTGGGCTGA
- a CDS encoding S1C family serine protease, whose protein sequence is MRKALLLLVLAGFGIDRAYALPAFLEKFLPHPPPQPSHPAIPAVPPASAVKIPAQAAVPDGTPALPPVLVQSGPLSFAPLVQRVIPAVVNIAITQISSEGGGKVPAQIKGTPLEKRYREKMQRHQEEILGAGSGFIIDPSGIIVTNDHVVGDADNVTVSLSNGQELPAKLVGVDALTDIAVIKVESPKPLPYVTWGDSHKVNVGDWILVAGNPFGFGSSVSAGIVSARGRDLGAGSLDDFLQLDAPINPGNSGGPAFNMRGQVVAVNAAMVSPAGGSVGIGFGIPSEIVAPIVEEIRRTGHVDHGWLGVTLDDGDGSVVLVDVDRNGPAQKGGLMKGDKITAINNAPVENGRALLRIVAAGKPGNAVTFTVIRKGKTVTVTLPIGKRPADADE, encoded by the coding sequence ATGCGCAAAGCTCTCCTCCTTCTCGTTTTGGCCGGGTTTGGCATTGACAGGGCCTATGCCTTGCCGGCGTTCCTGGAAAAATTCCTGCCACACCCGCCGCCGCAGCCCAGCCATCCGGCTATTCCCGCTGTGCCCCCTGCCAGCGCGGTGAAGATTCCGGCCCAGGCGGCGGTACCGGACGGAACGCCTGCCTTGCCCCCCGTGCTGGTACAGTCGGGGCCACTCTCGTTTGCGCCGCTGGTGCAGCGTGTCATTCCGGCAGTCGTCAACATTGCCATCACACAGATAAGCTCGGAAGGCGGGGGCAAGGTGCCCGCCCAGATCAAGGGCACACCGCTCGAAAAGCGGTATCGCGAGAAAATGCAGCGCCATCAGGAGGAGATTCTTGGCGCTGGTTCAGGGTTTATCATTGATCCGTCCGGTATCATCGTGACGAATGATCACGTGGTCGGTGATGCCGATAACGTGACTGTCTCGCTTTCCAACGGGCAGGAACTGCCTGCCAAGCTCGTGGGGGTTGATGCCCTCACCGATATCGCAGTCATCAAGGTCGAATCACCCAAGCCTCTGCCCTATGTGACCTGGGGAGACAGCCACAAGGTGAATGTGGGTGACTGGATCCTGGTTGCGGGCAACCCGTTCGGGTTCGGCTCGTCTGTGAGTGCCGGTATCGTCTCGGCGCGCGGGCGTGATCTGGGGGCAGGTTCCCTCGATGATTTCCTTCAGCTCGATGCGCCGATCAATCCGGGAAATTCCGGTGGCCCTGCTTTCAATATGAGAGGCCAGGTCGTCGCCGTTAATGCGGCCATGGTTTCGCCTGCCGGGGGATCGGTCGGGATCGGCTTTGGTATTCCCTCGGAAATCGTGGCCCCTATCGTGGAAGAGATACGCCGCACAGGCCATGTCGATCATGGCTGGCTGGGTGTCACACTCGATGACGGTGACGGTTCGGTCGTGCTCGTGGATGTCGATCGCAATGGTCCGGCGCAGAAGGGCGGCCTGATGAAGGGCGATAAGATTACCGCCATCAATAACGCTCCAGTCGAAAACGGTCGTGCATTGCTGCGTATCGTCGCCGCAGGAAAGCCGGGAAATGCCGTGACTTTCACGGTAATACGCAAGGGCAAGACCGTGACAGTGACACTTCCAATCGGGAAACGCCCGGCAGATGCCGATGAATGA
- a CDS encoding winged helix-turn-helix domain-containing protein — protein MRILLVEDDPTVRSFIVKGLKETGHLVEEADNGKDGLFLAVSENFDIVILDRMLPGGIDGLRILETLRAQNNATPVLLLSALADVDERVAGLKAGGDDYMTKPFAFSELLARVEALARRGSAEQAPQTKLVVADLEMDLLSRTVKRGEEKIDLQPREFRLLEFLMRHAGQVVTRTMLLERVWDYHFDPQTNVIDVHVSRLRQKVDKPFETALIHTIRNAGYILRAN, from the coding sequence ATGCGTATTCTGCTTGTCGAGGATGATCCTACCGTCAGGAGCTTCATCGTGAAGGGACTGAAGGAAACCGGGCATCTCGTCGAGGAGGCCGATAACGGCAAGGACGGTCTCTTTCTGGCGGTCAGTGAGAATTTCGATATCGTTATTCTCGACCGGATGCTGCCCGGAGGCATTGACGGTCTGCGTATCCTGGAAACGCTTCGTGCCCAGAATAACGCAACGCCCGTGCTGCTTCTCTCGGCACTCGCCGATGTGGATGAGCGCGTTGCCGGCCTGAAGGCTGGTGGTGACGACTACATGACCAAGCCGTTCGCCTTTTCTGAGCTTCTGGCTCGCGTCGAGGCCCTGGCCCGTCGCGGAAGTGCCGAACAGGCACCGCAGACCAAACTTGTTGTGGCCGATCTGGAAATGGATCTTCTTTCGCGCACCGTTAAGCGCGGTGAAGAGAAGATCGATCTGCAGCCGCGTGAATTCCGTCTGCTCGAATTCCTGATGCGTCATGCCGGTCAGGTCGTAACACGCACCATGCTGCTCGAGCGCGTGTGGGACTATCACTTCGACCCGCAGACGAACGTGATCGACGTGCATGTGTCACGCCTGCGCCAGAAAGTTGACAAGCCTTTTGAAACCGCGCTGATCCATACGATCCGCAATGCAGGTTACATCCTGCGCGCCAATTAA